In Edaphobacter aggregans, the sequence CCCTCAACCAACTCCTCGCCATCGAGCAGTTACTCCAGGGAATTAAAATCCGCCGCACCGACGTCTTCAGTCTCCTGCAATCCGTCGCCTCCGACGCCACTCACTACGGCTTCACTGACATCGTCAACCCCTGCATCAACCCCATCACAGGCACGATCTGCGACGATCCCGACCATACCTTCTTCTGGGACGTCGAGCACCCCACGGAGTTCGGCCACGCCTTCTTCGCCGTCATCACTGAAGCAGCACTGTCGCAATAAATAGCAACCTCCACAGGCACAAATCCAAAAGCCCCGGCATCCTCAAAGACCGCCGGGGCTTCGTGATCCTTCTAAATCCGCGGATTCAACGAATAAGTCCCCATCAATTTCGCCTCCGCGAGCACATGTCCATTCAACGCCGCCTGAACATTCTCCGCCGTAGGCTCACCCTTCACCTCAAGCCGATCCACATCCAGCGCATACACCGTAAAGATGTAGTGGTGCACGATCGAATCATTCCACGGCGGACAAGGCCCGTCATATCCGTAGTAATTGCCCTTCATATGCGGATCCCCCGCAAACCACCCCGTATAGCTGTTGATGCCATGTTGCATCCCACCCGGAGCATCAGGCCCCGGTTTCCCATGCGGAGTTATCCCGTCGCTCTGACGTCCCGCGGCAATCTCCCCCACGGACGCCGGAATATTCCAAAGCAGCCAATGATAGAAATTCACGCGCGGCAGAGAAGCCGGAACCTCCCGCCCTTCCTTATTCACATCATCGCCCTTGCTCGGCACATCCGGATCATGGCAGATCACCGCAAACGACTTCGTCTCCTCCGGCACCTTGCTCCAAGCCAACTGCGGATTACGGTTCATGCTCAACGAAACATGGTTCACCGGATCAACCACCGCAAAACAAAACTCCCCCGGAATCGCCTCACCCTGGCTAAAACTGCTACTCGTCAACCTCATCGAAATCCTCTCCTTAAAACCTATGCCGTTGGATGCAGAACACACCGCAGAACACAACATCCCAATACTACAAAGCAACTCGTCACATCTTCATAGCCGCTCGCTCTAAACCGGAGTATCCTGACGCCAAGAGGTGCACCTATGCTCCGCAGAGACTTCCTCCGCCGCAGCGCCACAGGCCTCGGAGCCGCGTGGCTATCCAGCACAACATCCCTCGCCTCCATCCTCGCCTTCGAAACCCCCGCTCAAAAATTCAACGCCCACGACGAGATCACCCTCGGCAAAACCGGCATTCGCACCAGCCGTCTCGCCATGGGGACCGGCACCATCGGCTTCGGTGGCTCCTCCAACCAGACCCGTCTCGGCATGAGCTCCTTCTCCCGCCTCCTCGTCAACGGATACAACGAGAACGGCCTGCGCTTCTTCGACACCGCCGATTCCTACGGCAGCCATCCCTACGTCGCCACTGCCCTCAAGCAGCTGCCCCGCGACAAAGTCGTCGTCATGACCAAGTCCGACAACCGTGACCCCGCTGGCCTCCGCCGCGACCTCGACCGCTTCCGCAAGGAACTCGGCATCGACTACATCGACATCGTTCTCGTTCACTGCGTTACCGAAGCCGACTGGACCACCCGTTACCGCGGCGTCATGGACGTCCTCTCCGAAGCCAAACACCAGGGCACCATCCGAGCCCACGGCGTCTCCTGCCATTCCATCGAAGCCCTCCGCGCCGCAGCCGCATCCCCCTGGGTCGAAGTCGACCTCGTACGCCTCAACCCCGCGGGCGCTTACATGGACGCCGACCCCGGCACCGTCATCAAGATCATCAAGCAGATGCGCGCCGACGGCAAAGGCATCATCGGCATGAAGATCCTCGGCCAGGGCAAACTCCGTGATCGCCCATCCGAAGCCATCCGCTTCGCCCTCAACACCGGAGTCCTCGACGCCTTCACCATAGGCGCCGAATCCCAAAAAGAACAAGACGACCTCACCCAAAGAATCGCCGCAGCTTAAGCCAATAAAGGGGCCGCCTCGATTCCAGAGACGGCCCTTTCTACTACTCGATTATTGAGCCGGAGCAGTCCGCCTCCGCCGCCCACTGATCAGATAAACCGCAGCCCGCAACTCCAGCAGAGGATCATCCGAAGGCTCAATCCCATCCACTCGCGGAATCGGATCAAAGATAATCTGCTTCTGTTCCGGAGCATCATCGGCCACCTGTTCGGTCAACGCAATCGTGCCCACCTCCACCACCTTGCGCTCCGCCGGCCAGTGAACCGTAGCGTCATTCACGTTGTCGCCGTCTTCAGCAACCTGCACCGTAACCTTCAACTTGATCGGCCCCTTTGCCAGCCGCTCCGCCAGCTCATCAAAGAGATAGTTCGGCCCCTTACTCGCAACCGCGGCAGGATCCAAATGATCCTCACCCGCCTCAGGAGCGATCGTGTACCGTCCATATCGGCTCACGCCGTCCTTGTTAATAAACTTCATCGCCGTCAGGCCGAAGTAGTTCTCCCGCGCAAAGCTCGAAGGCGTCGGCCCCAGCACCGACACAAACGCCAGCGCCTTCGGGTGGCTCCCGACAAACTCCTGCACCTTCGCCGGATCGCTCTGCGTAACCCCCTTCAAAAACTCCAGAAACTCCTGCCCATTCGAAGCCGGAAACGCATTCGCCGAGTGCGCAATGATGTCCGTGTGCACATGCTCCGCCAGATTGAACCGAATCGCAATCCCCCTCGGATTCGCATTCGGATCGTTATCCGGAATCAGCGGAATCCCTGTCGAGTCCGAGAACCTCACCGTCACCGGCGTCGACTCCCGCGTAGCATGCGGAGCCCGCGTCAACCACGTTGCATCCTTCGAAGGCGTAAACGTTCCCGTGAGCAGCGTACCCTTCGCATGCACAGGACGAAACCCAGGATGGAGTCCAAAAATAGTCTCAAACTCTTTCAACAGCGCTTCACTCAGCGCAAGCACCTTCTCGTCAGTCGTTAGTGGCATTCGTTCCTCCTTCGAAAAGAATGCCCTAAATCGTCACCCATGTCAGCTTTGCGAACTTCCCGTTAATTTCTCATACTCATCAACTCACCCACGCCCACGAAACCGAATAATCACCCGCCGATCCCGCTTCGATGGCCTCCCCGCCGGCATCACCTCAAATTGAGCCATCGCCTTCCGCTCCTCCGCCACCTTTATCCGCAACTCTTTGCTCGCGTCAGTCTCGCGATAAAGCGTCTGCGCCACCGTCGCCGGCCCGCGCACTTCACTCAGCAGTAGAACCTCAACCTGAAAGTCCCCACCCTCGTTCTTCACCTGCAAAACATCTCCCACCCGAACATCCCGCGCAGCCTTCGCCACCTGCTGATTCGATTGAATCCGCCCCAACTCACAAGCCTTCGCCGCCAACGCCCGAGTCTTGAAAAATCTCGCCGCCCAAAGCCACTTATCCATCCGTACCGAAGTCATGACCTCATTCTCGTACAGAGCCACACATAAATGAACTCCAACGCCTACTTCTTCATTGCCTTCGCATCATGTCCATTCTGATGTAACACCATATACGACACCTCACCCTTATCGTTCGTAAAGAACTCCGTCTCCGCATCCACCACCTTCAGAAAAAACTTAGTGTCCGACTCCGGAAACATCGGATACTTCCCCTGATTCGTGGCCTGCGTCATCAACTGATCGCCCTCCAGCGTGCACGTAATGCTGAAGTTCGGCGACAACGCATACGTCCCCACATACCGCGCAAGAACAGCACGATCCACCTTCACCGCCGTCCGCACAACAGAACGAAAATCCGGCCACCCATACTCCGCCGCAATACTCTGCATGACCTCCTGCGCTAGTCTCGATCCACCCTGCGCGTTCGTCATGACCACCGCGCCATCACCGTGGTTCTCATAGGCCACGAACAAGCTCTCGAACCCCGCATTCACTCCTCCATGTGAGAAGTACCTATCCGAAGCAGGGCCTCCAATCTGAAGCCCCAGCCCCCAATTCCCTTTCCCCGGCGTAAGCATCTGCTCGGTCATGGCCTTCGAGAGCACATGATTTGCCTTCCCCTCCAACGAACGTTGATCCTCCATCGCATAGCGCGCCAGATCCGAAGCCGTCGTCCACAGGCCCGCAGCAGCCATCTCCGGATACGTATGCGCTCCACCGGCCACAGCCGTACCGTCCGCGTTATAAGGCGTAGCCGCCATTGCCCTGAGTTCAGCAGGCAGCGGTTGCTGATACGTACTATGGCTCATCCCAATCGGCACGAGCACCGTATCGTGCAGCAACTTGGGAAACGGTTCCTTGGCAACATCCACTGCCATCTGCTGCATGATGGTGTAGCCTCCACCCGAATAGTTCCACTTACTCCCTGGAGCGGCTTCCACCCGAATCGCATCTGTATTCGCAGGCTTCTCTCCATTGAGCACCTGAACAAGCGAAGGCACCGGCGCATCCTGCGCATATCCCGGAAACCCATGAACGGTCGTCCCGCCGGTATGCGTCAGCAATTCACGCAAAGTTAATGGCGCACCATTCGCCGCAGAACTCGCCGGAACCTTCCAGCTCACCAGCTTTGCATTCACATCTTCATCGAGCGAAAGCTTCCCCTCCTGCACCAACCGAAGCACCGCCATAGCCGCAACCGGCTTGCTGATCGATCCAGCCTGAAACATCGTGTCAGCCGATACAGCCGGCCCTCCCACCCGCTCCACGCCGAACCCCCGAGCCCACTCAATCGTCCCATTATGAATCACCGCAATACTCACTCCGGGAACATGAAACTCGGCCATCCGAGCATCGAGCCGCACACACGGGTCACTCTTCTCTATAACCGGCCCATGCAAACAGCCCACCACTCTCTCGATATGCCGCTGAACGTCAGGAGAATCCACAGCCGGAGTAGTTACAACCTGGGCCAATGCAAGCTGACTCGCAAACATCGCCAGTGCAGCATTCAAAACAACGATTCGAGTCGCAGTCATCGTGTTCCTTGCAAAACAGGGATTGACAGCCCAGCCAGCTTACAACATCGATCCAGGCCCACTAGTTGCACTTGTCGACCCTCTTCTGGACCAGAAACAAAGTCAACGAGAGCATGGCCAGAACCCTCTTCTTTGAAACCGACGATTGAACAATGCCAATCGCTCCCAGCCAGCAGATCAAACCTGAAACTCTCTCGTTCGCTTGACAAATCCCATCCCTTAAATCCGGTATCCTTCAGGAGTGAACAAGAAATCAACGGCAGGTCTGACACGTAATCGATTGATTTCAGATACTTTATAGTCAAAGTATCTGAAATCAATAGTTTACAAATAAAGTCCAGACACAACTCACGCCGAATGAATACTTTACGACTTTTCGGTACAGGGCAGAGACACTAGGGAAAACGATGACGCAACCGGCAACCTTCAATGACTTTATTGGTAACACCGCCGCAGTCGAACACCTCCGTACAGCCATCGCCGCCGGTCGCCTTCCCCACTCCCTCATCCTCGCGGGCCCCGCAGGAGCAGGCAAATACACCCTCGCTCTCATGCTCGCCATGGCCGTCGAGTGCGAGCGCCAGCCACGCGACCTCTGGTCCAACGGCCAATCCCTGGCCTCCTTCTGCGGAGTCTGCCGCAACTGCACCCGCATCGCCTCCGCCTCCAACCTGGAAGAGCAGGTCGATCAAGCCGTAGCCGCGCGCGAAGACCTCCGCGAGGCCGATAAGAAGGACACCCGCGTCCTCATCCAGCCCCACCCCGACGTCCTCATCATCCCCCCCGACCCCCCACAACTCCTCATTAAACTCGGCCAGGTCCGCACCGTCATCCAGCGCTCCCATTCACTACCGGGCGAAGCTCCGCGCAAAATCTTCATCTTCTCCGCAGCCAACTTCATGAAGGAAGCCGCCAACTCCCTTCTCAAAGTCCTTGAAGAGCCACCCGACACAGTCCACCTCATCATCCTCGCCGAAAACCCCGGAGAACTTCTCCCCACCATTCGCTCCCGTTGCGCAATAGTGCGTCTGGGAGCATTACCGGTGGAAGAGATCGAAATGCTCCTCGCCGACCGCCGCTCCGACGTCCCTCCAAAGCAGCGCACCCTCATCGCCCGCCTCGCCCAGGGAGCCGCTGGCAAAGCACTCGGCTTCGACCTGGCCGCCTACACCGCCGCCCGTGCCGACGCCCTCCTGCTTCTACGCAACGCCGCCAGCGAGCCCGACCACACCGCCCTCTTCAAGATGACCGAGACCTACCGCGCCGGAGCCGAAGGCCAGCAGAAGACCTCCGACCTCCTACGCACCCTCTCCCTCCTCCTCGAAGACATCCTCCTCCTTCAGTCCGGCACCCCCGAACTCCTCCGCAACACCGACCTCCGCCCCGAACTCGAACGCTTCGCCCAGACCCTCACCTTCCAATGGATCGAGCAAGCCTCCCGCGGTCTCGACCAGGTCCAAAGCGGAATGCGCCGCAACCTCCTACGCTCCCTTTCTCTCGACGCCTACGCCGGCCAACTAACCACCAACGCCCGGTAGTCGAAGAACTGCGCGATCCGTCTTCTCTTACTTATCCCGAGCCGCCTTTTTCAATCGGTCCCGAATCGCCTCCCCAATCCCACCCATCTCCGGCACCGGACAAATAATCACTGCGGCCCCCGCCTCATCTAGCTCACGCAAACCGGCAAACAATCGTCGCGCAAGCGTCTCTCCGTCACCCCAAGGTCCCCATCGATAAACCAGAGGAGCGTAAGAAGCATCCCACCCATCTGGCAACATAACCCCTGTCTTACCGGCTGATTCAAACACATCGTCGATCGTTGAAACCAATCGTTGCTCAATCGGCCCTCGATGCCTGGATATCTCCGAAACCAGCACAAGCTTCGCTCGAGGCGCATAATGACGGATCCCAACGCCAGGCGAAGGCATGCTCTCCGGAACATGTGCCGTCGCTGCTGGTCGAAACACCTCTACCATCCCGGTTCCGCACACGGATTCCAGCATGTCCTTCGACACACCGCCCGGGCGGTACATCGTCCACCCCAAACCATCCTCCGAAGGGCCAAGCACCGTAGACTCTACCCCCACCATCGTCGGCCCACCATCCAAGACAGCATCAATGCTCCCATCCAGATCCTCGAGCACATGCCCCGCAGTCGTAGGACTCGTCCTTCCAAACCGATTCGCACTAGGCGCCGCCACCGGCACACACGCCTTCCGTATCAGTTCCAGCGCCAACTCATGCGCTGGCATCCGAACCCCCACCAACGGCCGACCCGCAGTCACCGCATCCGGCACAGCTGCAGTTCTGGGCAACAGTAGGGTAAGCGGACCCGGCCAGAAAGCCGCCATCAGCGCCTCCGCTCTACCAGCAATCTCCCCCGAAACTTTCGCCACCCGCCCAACCATCTCCCGATCACACACATGAACAATCACCGGATCCCAACTCGGTCTCTCCTTCGCCGCAAAAATCCTCTCAACAGCCGCCGAATCAAGCGCATTTGCTCCCAATCCATACACCGTCTCGGTCGGAAACGCCACCGTACCACCCTCACGCAGCAACTCCGCCGCCCGTAGCACTCCAGCCTCACCTGCTAATCGTTCCGTTTTTCCACTGGACATATCTATCCATCCTATCGCTCCGAAGAGCCTCCCTAGCCGTATACTCACCCCATGCAAAACGCCGAGATCGAACTCAAGTTCCCCATCTCCGATCCCGCCGCCCTCCAGTCCCGCCTCCCCCAGCTAGGCTTCCACCTCGACACGCCCCGCACCTTCGAGCACAACACCCTCTACGACACCCCCACCCGCGACCTCCGCGCCAAACGAGCCCTCCTTCGCCTCCGCCAGTACGGCTCCCTCTGCACCGTCACCCACAAGCGCATCGCCGACGATCAGGAAGATCCATCCGGAAACCCGCGCTACAAAGTCCGTATCGAGACGGAAACAGCCGTAGCCGAAGGCTCCGCTCTCGCTGAAATCTTTCACCAGCTCGGCTATCTCCCAGCCTTCACCTACGAGAAATACCGCACCGAGTGGTCCCACACCGTCGAGCCTTCCGTGCACCTCGTCATCGACGAGACCCCTATCGGCAATTACGCCGAAATTGAAGGCCCTCCCGACTGGATCGACCGCACCCTTGCCACTCTAGGTATCGACCACGCCACTTGCCTCACCGACAGCTACGGCAAGCTCTTCCTCGACTGGAAACAGCGCACCGGTAGCCCCGCCAAAAACCTCACCTTCGCCGAGATCGCCCCCGCCCTCGCCACCCGCTAAAGCCCCCGCCACATCCGCCGATACAACCTCCATACACACCGGAGGTTTCACTTGGCACCCTTATCCCGTCCTGTCCGTTCTCTCCTTCTCATAGGAAGTTTCTTCCTCTGCGTTGGCACTGCCTTCGCTGGCAACGTTCATCGAGCCATAGTCACCCGCACCAATCCCGTTTATCCCGAACTCGCACATCGCATGCACGTCGGAGGCAAAGTCGTGCTCCTGGTCACCGTCCAGCCCGATGGTACCGTCTCCGACACCAAGGTCGAGTCCGGCCACGCCCTGCTCGCCGCAGCCGCACAAGATGCCGTAAAAAAGTGGCGCTTCGCTCCCAACTCCGAGGTCTCAGAGTCTGAGGTCGAAATCAACTTCAACATCGACGGACAGTAGGCTCTCACCTCGCTGTCGATCTCCCACCCATCACTATAGCCAACCACCGCGTAGGTAAGGATCATCATGAAACTCGAATCAAAGCTCGGTCTAAGCACAGGCATTCTCGTCATCGCCATGCTTCTCAGCGCCTACACGGCAACGATGCGCATCCAGGAGGCGAACCACCTCGCCTCCACAGCCACCACGCAGCATATCCCAATCAATCAGAATGCCCGCGACTTGCGAATCCAGATTCTCTATAGCATTCACGCGCTCGAGTCCTACATGCTCTTTGGCATCGATCCTGCCGCCTCCGCCAGCTTCCGCCACACGCGCCAGCAGAATCTCGCCCAGGCCGATACCTCGATGTCCAAGCTCAAGGAGTACGCCTCTCTCTACCCCCTGGGCTACGACGCCACGCGTATCAATGAGATCGATACCGATCTCGCCAACCTGAAAGCCCTCGAAGATAAGGTCGAGCAGCTCAACGAATCGAAGACCGCACAGGGCACCGCACAGGCATACGACACCTTCCAGAATCAGATCCTGCCACTCGAGAAATCTCTCTTCGCCACAGCAAGCGATCTGGGCCAGTCTCAGATGACGCAGGCCGACGACGAGATCGTCCAGCTCAAGCACGCCAATGCCGCCACCCTCTACACTCTCTGGCTGGCCACAATCCTCGGCGCACTGATCGGCGGGTCCATCTCGGTTCTCCTCGCACGCCGCGTCACCAAGGGCATCGATCTCGTAGCCGAGCGCGCCAACGCCATAGCCGCCGGCGACCTCACTGGAGGCCCCCTCAACGTCCAGAGTAAGGATCAGATCGGAACCCTCGCTCACGCCATGCAGCAGATGCAGACCAACCTCGGAAACATCATCGGCACAGTGGTCAACACGGCAGGCTCATTGACCGGAAGCGCGGCCTCTATGCGCTCTGCCTCTGATCAAATGCATCGCCGCATCGACCAGCAGAGTCAGCAGACCCAGCAAGCCGCCACTGCAATGCAGGAGATGTCCGCCTCCATCGCCGAGGTCTCCCGCCACACCCAATCCGCTGCCGAAACCGCACGCAGCGCCGCCCAAACAGCACGCGACGGCGGCACCATCGTCAAAGAAGTCCTCGACAGCATGCACTCCATCGCCACTGCCGTTAGCGAAACCTCGTCCACCGTCGGCCTCCTCGGCGACGACTCCCGCCGCATCAGCCAGATCGTCACCGTCATCGACGAGATCGCCCGTAAGACCAATCTTCTGGCCCTCAACGCAGCCATCGAGGCCGCACGCGCCGGAGAGCAAGGTCGTGGCTTCGCCGTCGTAGCCGGTGAGGTTCGCCGCCTCGCCGAAAGCACCGCCCAGGCCACAGGCGAGATCGCCAGCATGATCCAGGGCATCCAGGACCGTACCCGCACCGCCATCGCCAGCATGGAGAGCGGCACCGGAACCGTCCAGCAGGGTGTCGTCACCACCACCCAGGCCGGCGAGGCCCTCGAGCGCATCATCGGCATGGCCGAGCGCGTCGACAAAATGATCACCCAGATCGCCATCGCCGCCTCGCAACAGGCTGTAGCTGCAGACCAGTCCAGCGCAAGCCTCGACTCCATCCACTCCCTCAGCCACGACAACCTCACCGAGATGGCCACAACCGCAGCAGGGGTCGAATCCCTCCGCGCAACAGCCGTCGCGCTTGAGCAACAAGTCGATCGTTTCAACCTTCAGTCGACCATGCACTCAATGAACACGCGCTCGATTACTCCACCCCTGCACGTATCGCAGGCCGTTTGAAAGCAACCCACGCACGCCACAAAAAATAAAAAGGGCCCGCTCCAAGAGCAGGCCCTTTCTACGCATAACCAGCCGTTAGAAGATCTGGAAGTTAACCTCGACGTTCAACTCCACCAGCACCGGCTTTCCATTCTCCATCGCAGGCTTGAACTTATACTGCTTCACCGCCTCGACGGCTTTCTCATCCAAACCCATGCCAACACCGCGAATTACATGCACGTGGCTTGGATTCCCACTCGTATCGACCCACAGGTTCACCAGAACATTTCCGGCAACCTTAGCCTTGCGAGCCTCTTCCGAGAACTCCGGCTCTACCGAGAAGATCAACACCGGAGCCGAAACTCCGCCGCCGATACGCCTTGGTCCACCGCCAATATTGCCTCCCGACCCCGGCCCGATACCAGAACCATTGCCCGAACCCAGCCCAGTTCCGCTGCCATTGCCCATCGACATGCCAACCAGTGGAGAATTTGGCACGCCAAAATTCGGAAGGTTGGTCGCCATCTTGACGTCTTTCTGCACCTCGACCGTCGGCTCAATCTTGATCTTGGGCTCAATCAACGGGGGCTTATTCGGCGGAACAATCTGCTGGTCCGCAAACTTCGGCGGCGAACCCTTCGTCACTGGCGTCGGCCCTTTCTGACCACCGCCACCACCCATCGCCTGAGCCTTTGCAGGGGCCATCGGTGGGATCGCAACCTCTGTCACCAGCGTCGTTTTAGCCGGAGCCGATAGCGGAATCTTCTTCACCAGAATGTAGGCAATCAGCAGAATGATCAACCCATGGACAACCACAGCAATTGCCGTCGAAGTAGGGTCCCGCTTCACCTTCATCCGGTCAACAACTGCGACGGGCTTCGATTCCAGTTCCAGCGGTGGCAGCTTTTCCGGGAAAAACACATCCCGTACGCTGCTCCTCAAGGAGGAAAAGACGCCCTCTTCTTTGATAATCAGATCATTGTCCGCGGGCCGCGACTCAAGCTTTAGCGGAGCTTCACGCGATGGATTGAAAACGTCGCGCAGGTTCGAGAACAGCGAGGCCCACATCGACCCTTCTGTTTCCTCATTCAACTTAGGCGCTTCCGCCGCCGGATGCAGCGTGGGGCCTTCATTCCTGGGATCAATCTCCGGTGGTGGTGTCAACACAGTATTCGCCATAAGCTGCTTCGCCTCGGTAGCCGATGCTCCAGAGCATCTGCCTGCTCTTCTCTAGAATCGCGCGCCACACACACTCTCTCTTATCTACGTTCCCGGTCTGTTGCCGGTTTCATCTTTGTTACAGCGGCGGAAGGCATCTGGCTCCAAGAACATTCTACAAAGATTCACTTGCCTGCGCTTGCACATTGGACGCAGCTTACACCACGAAGGTCTCCTTTCTGTCACCGTCCCGTCACCTTTTCGCCAGCTACAATAGATATTTGGCACAAACTGCAATTCTGTCTACAGGATCAAAGAGGAAAGAATGTCGGAAGCAAACCAGCCCGGACCGGAAAAAAAGCCCCTAAAATCGACGCTAAATCTGCCCCAGACCGCCTTCCCCATGAAGGCAAATCTGCCCCAGAACGAGCCTGCCCGCCTCGCTGACTGGCAGAAGAGCGACCTCTACGCCCAGATCCGTTCCGCCCGCGCCGGCTCCCCCAAATACATCCTCCACGACGGCCCCCCCTACGCCAACGGAGCCATCCACCTCGGCCACGCCCTCAATAAGTGCATCAAGGACTTCGTCGTCAAAACCAAGACCATGGCCGGCTTCGACTCCCCCTACGTCCCCGGCTGGGACTGCCACGGCCTCCCCATCGAGATCAAGGTCGACGAACACCTCGGCCGCAAAAAGCTGGACATGCCCCCCGTAGCCGTCCGCAAAGCCTGCCGCGACTACGCGCAGAAGTACGTCGACCTCCAGCGCAGCCAGTTCGAGCGCATCGGCGTCTTCGGTCGTTGGAACACCCCCTATCTCACCATGTCCTTCGGCTACGAGGCCAGCATCGTCGAAACCTTCTACGACTTCTTCGAGAACGGTTTCGTCTACAAGGGTCTCAAGCCGGTCTACTGGTGCATCCACGACCGCACCGCACTCGCCGAAGCCGAAGTCGAGTACGAGATGCACACCTCCCCCAGCGTCTACGTCCGTTACGCCCTCACCAGCGACCCTGCGCAGATTGACCCCGCACTGACCAATGCCGCCGGCGGTTTCCCTGGTTCAACGGCATCGGCAGACGCACCTGCTTCAAAGGGATCAGGTAAAGAGCAGGTCTACACCATCATCTGGACCACCACCCCCTGGACGCTCCCCGCATCCCAGGCCGTAGCCTTCAACCCCGAGATGGACTATGTCGCCCTCCAGAACACTGACGGCAATGTCTATATCGTGGCCGAAGCCCTGGCCGCCTCCGTCAAATCAGCCTGCAACCTGCAGGAAGCTACCGAGATCGCCCGCTTCAAAGGCGAACAGCTCGACCGCACCACCTTCCATCACCCTTTCCTCGACCGCCAGATCGTCGGAACCCTCGCCACCTACGTCA encodes:
- a CDS encoding aldo/keto reductase, giving the protein MLRRDFLRRSATGLGAAWLSSTTSLASILAFETPAQKFNAHDEITLGKTGIRTSRLAMGTGTIGFGGSSNQTRLGMSSFSRLLVNGYNENGLRFFDTADSYGSHPYVATALKQLPRDKVVVMTKSDNRDPAGLRRDLDRFRKELGIDYIDIVLVHCVTEADWTTRYRGVMDVLSEAKHQGTIRAHGVSCHSIEALRAAAASPWVEVDLVRLNPAGAYMDADPGTVIKIIKQMRADGKGIIGMKILGQGKLRDRPSEAIRFALNTGVLDAFTIGAESQKEQDDLTQRIAAA
- a CDS encoding energy transducer TonB; translated protein: MAPLSRPVRSLLLIGSFFLCVGTAFAGNVHRAIVTRTNPVYPELAHRMHVGGKVVLLVTVQPDGTVSDTKVESGHALLAAAAQDAVKKWRFAPNSEVSESEVEINFNIDGQ
- a CDS encoding serine hydrolase yields the protein MTATRIVVLNAALAMFASQLALAQVVTTPAVDSPDVQRHIERVVGCLHGPVIEKSDPCVRLDARMAEFHVPGVSIAVIHNGTIEWARGFGVERVGGPAVSADTMFQAGSISKPVAAMAVLRLVQEGKLSLDEDVNAKLVSWKVPASSAANGAPLTLRELLTHTGGTTVHGFPGYAQDAPVPSLVQVLNGEKPANTDAIRVEAAPGSKWNYSGGGYTIMQQMAVDVAKEPFPKLLHDTVLVPIGMSHSTYQQPLPAELRAMAATPYNADGTAVAGGAHTYPEMAAAGLWTTASDLARYAMEDQRSLEGKANHVLSKAMTEQMLTPGKGNWGLGLQIGGPASDRYFSHGGVNAGFESLFVAYENHGDGAVVMTNAQGGSRLAQEVMQSIAAEYGWPDFRSVVRTAVKVDRAVLARYVGTYALSPNFSITCTLEGDQLMTQATNQGKYPMFPESDTKFFLKVVDAETEFFTNDKGEVSYMVLHQNGHDAKAMKK
- a CDS encoding ATP-binding protein produces the protein MTQPATFNDFIGNTAAVEHLRTAIAAGRLPHSLILAGPAGAGKYTLALMLAMAVECERQPRDLWSNGQSLASFCGVCRNCTRIASASNLEEQVDQAVAAREDLREADKKDTRVLIQPHPDVLIIPPDPPQLLIKLGQVRTVIQRSHSLPGEAPRKIFIFSAANFMKEAANSLLKVLEEPPDTVHLIILAENPGELLPTIRSRCAIVRLGALPVEEIEMLLADRRSDVPPKQRTLIARLAQGAAGKALGFDLAAYTAARADALLLLRNAASEPDHTALFKMTETYRAGAEGQQKTSDLLRTLSLLLEDILLLQSGTPELLRNTDLRPELERFAQTLTFQWIEQASRGLDQVQSGMRRNLLRSLSLDAYAGQLTTNAR
- a CDS encoding RNA-binding S4 domain-containing protein, which codes for MTSVRMDKWLWAARFFKTRALAAKACELGRIQSNQQVAKAARDVRVGDVLQVKNEGGDFQVEVLLLSEVRGPATVAQTLYRETDASKELRIKVAEERKAMAQFEVMPAGRPSKRDRRVIIRFRGRG
- a CDS encoding YbhB/YbcL family Raf kinase inhibitor-like protein, whose product is MRLTSSSFSQGEAIPGEFCFAVVDPVNHVSLSMNRNPQLAWSKVPEETKSFAVICHDPDVPSKGDDVNKEGREVPASLPRVNFYHWLLWNIPASVGEIAAGRQSDGITPHGKPGPDAPGGMQHGINSYTGWFAGDPHMKGNYYGYDGPCPPWNDSIVHHYIFTVYALDVDRLEVKGEPTAENVQAALNGHVLAEAKLMGTYSLNPRI
- a CDS encoding class IV adenylate cyclase translates to MQNAEIELKFPISDPAALQSRLPQLGFHLDTPRTFEHNTLYDTPTRDLRAKRALLRLRQYGSLCTVTHKRIADDQEDPSGNPRYKVRIETETAVAEGSALAEIFHQLGYLPAFTYEKYRTEWSHTVEPSVHLVIDETPIGNYAEIEGPPDWIDRTLATLGIDHATCLTDSYGKLFLDWKQRTGSPAKNLTFAEIAPALATR
- a CDS encoding L-threonylcarbamoyladenylate synthase, giving the protein MSSGKTERLAGEAGVLRAAELLREGGTVAFPTETVYGLGANALDSAAVERIFAAKERPSWDPVIVHVCDREMVGRVAKVSGEIAGRAEALMAAFWPGPLTLLLPRTAAVPDAVTAGRPLVGVRMPAHELALELIRKACVPVAAPSANRFGRTSPTTAGHVLEDLDGSIDAVLDGGPTMVGVESTVLGPSEDGLGWTMYRPGGVSKDMLESVCGTGMVEVFRPAATAHVPESMPSPGVGIRHYAPRAKLVLVSEISRHRGPIEQRLVSTIDDVFESAGKTGVMLPDGWDASYAPLVYRWGPWGDGETLARRLFAGLRELDEAGAAVIICPVPEMGGIGEAIRDRLKKAARDK
- a CDS encoding catalase family peroxidase, encoding MPLTTDEKVLALSEALLKEFETIFGLHPGFRPVHAKGTLLTGTFTPSKDATWLTRAPHATRESTPVTVRFSDSTGIPLIPDNDPNANPRGIAIRFNLAEHVHTDIIAHSANAFPASNGQEFLEFLKGVTQSDPAKVQEFVGSHPKALAFVSVLGPTPSSFARENYFGLTAMKFINKDGVSRYGRYTIAPEAGEDHLDPAAVASKGPNYLFDELAERLAKGPIKLKVTVQVAEDGDNVNDATVHWPAERKVVEVGTIALTEQVADDAPEQKQIIFDPIPRVDGIEPSDDPLLELRAAVYLISGRRRRTAPAQ